The region TAGGATAGGAGGAAGTTCGGTAGTTGCAGAACTAACATTTTGAGAATAATAAAAGACCATAACTGATATTCTCAACCAAAGAATAATTGGGGTAAGTAGCCTATTTCATAAGCTAAAATGCGAAGAATTTTTTATCATATGATAAAAAAATACCTTTTCTATATCCCAATCTTTGCATCCTAAAAATAGGACGATAACGAATACCAAATATAATTAATAAATACAGATAAAATGGAAAATAGAGGACCTATTTCTCAATTTATGGCGCATAACTACCGCCATTTCAATGCAGCGACAGTAGTAGATGCCGCTCAGGGATTTGAAAAGTTTTTAGATGAAGGAGGGAAGATGCTTATTTCTCTTGCAGGTGCGATGAGTACTGCTGAGTTAGGGATCTCATTAGCAGAGATGATTAGACAAGATAAAGTGGCTATTATCTCGTGTACAGGAGCGAACTTAGAAGAGGATATTATGAACTTAGTAGCGCATTCTCACTATAAGAGAATACCTAATTATAGAGATTTGACCCCACAGGATGAGTTAGAATTACTAGAGAATAAATATAACCGTGTGACAGATACTTGTATTCCTGAAGAAGAAGCATTCAGAAGAATACAGAGCCATATTGAGAAGATTTGGAAAGACAGTGAAGCGGCAGGTGAGAGCTATTTTCCACACGAATATATGTATAAGTTATTATTAAGCGGAGTGTTAGAAGAGCATTACGAGATTGATCCAAAGAACTCTTGGATGCTTGCTGCTGCCGAAAAAAACTTACCAATCGTAGTTCCGGGTTGGGAAGACTCTACGATGGGGAATATCTTCGCTTCGTATGTAATCAAGGGAGAACTAAAATCAAGAACAGTAAATAGCGGTATCGATTATATGGTTTGGCTTGCTGACTGGTATAAGAACAATGCAGTAGACCACGGAGTTGGTTTCTTCCAAATCGGAGGGGGAATCGCAGGAGATTTCGCAATGTGTGTAGCACCGATGTGGGCACAGGATTTAGAGGATGACTCAGTATTAAGATGGAGATACTACTGTCAGATCACTGACTCGACTACTTCTTTTGGATCATACTCAGGATGTATTCCTAATGAGAAAATCACTTGGGGAAAATTAGATGTAGACACTCCTAGTTACGTAATTGAATCAGACGCTACTATCGTTGCACCATTAATATTCTCGTGGGTATTAAAACAATAAATAAGAAAGAGCTTTAGGGCTCTTTTTTTTGTGGGATGGTGTTGCAGTCACAATGTTAATCACGCTCTGTCGGCATAGTGTGGATGTGATTTGCAGGGTGTATAGTAATATACCTGTACCGCGGTAGATGTGACCTGTGGATTTGGATTGTGGTTACTGTGTGGGGCGTATTTAGCCTTTGCGCCGCCTGTCCCATTCGCTAAAACTGTCCATAGGACACTTTTTTAACGCTCTGTCCTGCCCGTACCGTGGTAGATTTGGATTGCGAAGTTGGAGAGTTGTGATGATGTTGTAAGCAAAGCAAAAAACCGAAAAAAACCAACTTAACAACATTTCCGTAACTATAATTTAACTTAGGCTTATAATTGAGTGGATGTAATGAGAGTACTTTTACAGGCATATACAAGTTTATATATTATACATGCGTTGGTTATTACTCTTATTATTCGTTCCTTTTTTATCATTGGGACAAAGCGTTCACTTTAAAACGATTACTACACGAGACGGTCTGTCTAATAATTCTATTAACTGTATTGCTAATCACACAGACGGATCTGTATGGCTAGGTACGTGGGATGGGTTAAATCTCTATGACGGCAAACAGATAAGGGTGTTTAAACATAATCCTCAGGATAATAACTCTATTGGTGGGAATGATATTTATGCCTTATTAAGAGACAAGCAAGACCGCTTATGGGTATTAACAGATGGTAAACAATTGAGTCTTTATTTAGATGATAATACGTTTGAGAACTTCAGGTTTAAAGGAACTCCGCAGGTTTTAAGTATAGATGCAAAGGGAAATATTCTCGTGCAGTTAGATACAAAACAGTGGTATAGGTATGATGGGGAACGCTTTATTGTTGCTCACCAAAAACAAGCGGGTGAAGTGTCTAAATTCTTAGTGTCTGATGCGCGTAAGAAATCACCTCAACACGCTGATAATGCTGTATTCTTAGGACATGTAAGAGACTATTTTAAGGAGTTAACCATCAATGCGATAACCACTGAAGACAATGGTAATATCTGGATAGGAACGAAAACACAGGGTATTTATCTTGTGAAGAAGATAGGTCAGTCGTATAGTATTATAGAGCATCATAAAGTAGATCCACAAAACCCGTTTAGTCTATTGAGTAACGAGGTTATGGTTTTGCACAACGATCAATATGGCAATATCTGGGTGGGGACTAAAGATGGTGGGGTATCTATTTTACCACGTATTAATGCAAGTGTAGATTATATCTATGCACATCCATCAAAACAACCTCATCTGCCTTACGAAACTATTAGAGCTATCGCTGTAGATCAGTTAGGAGGTAAGTGGCTAGGGTTTTACACGCAAGGATTGTATTACCAAAAGGACAAAAACAGCCCATTTAAACCTATCGTCATTCGCAAGCAACAGGAGAACGAAGATTGGAAACGAGTTCGTAGTATTTACGCCGATACGCAAGGAGCTCTTTGGGTAGGAACTTATGGTGGTGTGGTTAGAATTAACGGGGATAAACAAGAGTTTTTCCAAGAGGGAATCACTCCTTGTTTTTACAAAAATAGAACGTATACCTTTGCAGAAGATGCTAATCACGCCTTATGGATGGGGAGTTGGGGAGGCGTGAGCAAGTTTAATATGTTAACCCATACCTTTGAGCCGATTATCAATCAAGATAAACTGAGCAAGTATCACATTAGACATATTTCTATTCTAAATAATCAATTAATCTTATCAACAGAGGAGCATGGCGTAGTCTTTTATAACTGTCTATCGGGAGAGATAAATACACTAAACCAAACCAATGGATTACTTGGTAATAGTGTGTTCTCTACTTATGCAGATGCTTTTACAGGAGACTTGTGGGTAGCGACATTAGGTGGGATATCGGTATTTGACACAGATAATAAGTTAAAACAACAGATTAAAGAACAAGATGGTTTGCCAAGCCATTTGATTTATAGTTTGACTCCCTTTAGAGAAGATATTTGGATTAGTACCACGAAGGGAATTGCGACAATAAATAAGAAGACCTTTGATGTGCTCAACTATAGTAATTATATAGGTTGGCAAGGATTAGAGTTCTCTGAAGGGGCATATAGTCAAAACAAGGCAGGCTTGCTACTTTATGGAGGGAACAAGGGATTGAATATCATTGACCCTACACAAATCAATCAGTATGATAACATCCCACAGTTTAAGGTATTATTTAATGGGATGAGTGTGTCTAACGAGCATATCGTTCGCTTTAATCCCGAAGAGAATAAATTACAATTGGCTTTATATCCCATTGGTTTTAATCAATATCCGATTAATCAGTTTGAGTATAGAATTGTTGGTCTATTTGATGATTGGAGAGCTTTACCACAGAAGGATATTCACCTAGATGATTTGGATCACAAGTTTTACCGAATAGAGATAAGGGATACTGTAGATAGTGAGAATAAGGTTATTTATACCTTGTCTTTTGACATAGAGAAGCCTTATTTCTTACAACCTTACTTTATTATTGCTTTTGTAGTCTTATTAGGGCTCCTTATTCTATGGCGTGTGCGTGTGAAACAACGAGCAATGCGCAAACGTGAGGTGGAGTTAAAGAAGCAAGTTCGAGATCGCACCCGTGAGGTAGAAGCGCAGAAGACTAACTTAGCCAATAAGAATAGCCAATTAAGCGAGTTAAATCAAGCGATTAAACAACAGCAAGAGGAATTGTTAGCATTACACAGCAAGCTAAAGAATGAAGATATCGAGATGGAGAACTTCAGGATATTTTTGCTTTCTCGTATTAAGAAACCCATTGTCAATACACTTGCCACTTTAGAAGAGCTAAATGTAGATGCGAGTAAGAAAGAGGAATTGGTTAAAGTCTATGATCTAGTAAGAGAATGGGATTATATCGAGCAGGTTAACGACTTTGATAGCGGTGAGCTAGTAAGTGTTGATTTGTTTGTCTTTATAGAATATCTAAAAGAAGAGTGGTCTACAGTGAGGGAGAAGTTTGGTATTACCTTAAATATAGAGAATGACTTAGTATCTAAATGGGTAGAGGTAGATCTACTACGCATTAAGTTACTATTGCGCTATTTGCTATTTGAATGCTGTAAATATATGGATATAAATCAGGTAATAAATGTGCGATTCTCTATCAGAGAAAGCCTAGTATGTATAGATATTCAGTCTGATAGTAAGACACTATTGACGTTCTGGAATGATAACAGAAGCTTTAGTCCTTATTACAGAGCCTTTGATTCTCTATTGCAAAGTCTAAAAGGAACTATTGAAGGGAATGAGGTAGATACTTTTGATCTTGGGCTGACGATACCTGTGCTGTGTTCTTCTAATGAAAGCAAGCAGGGTAAAGAGGCAAATTGGAACGAGTTTTTAGAAGAACTTCAAGTCTTGCCAAAAGACAAAATGAACATATTAGTGTATTCGAAAGAAGAAGATAAGCCTATCGTTAAACAATTAATAGGGTTTAATCAAGAGGCTAATATCGTGTATAATCACAGTGTTAGTAGGGTAGTAGGGAATATAGAGCATTATAAGTATGATGCACTAGTGCTGTATAACACTTCTTTGTCAGATCGCTCTTTATCTCTGTTCTCACAGATTAAGAAGTATGCTCATAAGCAACGTCTGATTATCTTCTATATAGCTGAAGAGGTAGATTATTTCCTTCAAGAGCAACTAAGTCAACTAGGAGTAAGTGATTTTATCCATCTACCTGTGAGCAAATCTACTCTAGAGAATAAGATATATAAACGCATTGGATACGATAAACAAAACAAAGAGAGCAATACTGTCTTGTGGAAGACAAATTTATCTGACGATATCGCTGCACATCTATCTCCTAATGAGAAACTGTTTAGAAAGGGGATGGAAATTATGAATGCACAGTTTAGTGATGCGAGTTTTGGCATCGAGCAGTTGACCTCTGATTTGGGAATTTCAAAAATGAAGTGCTATAGATTATTTAAGGAGTTCTTAGACCAATCACCGTTAGAAATATTAATCGAAATGCGATTACAGAAAGCCCGCTTACTTATAGAAAAAGGAGACTTGACGATATCAGAGGTTGGTTTTGAATGTGGATTTAACGACCCTAAGTACTTTAGTAAATCGTTCAAGAAACGCTATGAGTGCAGTCCTTCTTATTTTAGAAGTGAAGGCACTGAGCTATAATTAGGAATTAGGAATCTGTGCCTTCGGCATTAGGGGGATATCTATTTCGCAATCGATATAAGGTACAGACGCACTGACTGGTTTTTTTGTGATTTTGGTTTTTCGGTTTTTTGTTTTGTCTTTCAGGCATGAGGTGAAGAGTATTCTGCTTTTATTAGAGAAAATAGTCTTTTAGAAGCTAATTTGCTTAACGACTTCACGACATCACAAACAAACAACATCACAACTCCACAAAATCACAAAAAAAATAACATTACAACATCACGCCAGTGTTAACTAAAGGTTATTGTACAAAATAGACACTATTCTGATACAAGATTAGGGGATAAATGAAAGAAATGTCTACTTCTCTGAAAGATTAACACCCCTAGTTTTTATCAAGTGGAAGTACTTTCGAAAGTGAAATATCAATGTAATTAAACTTATGAAAAGACATTTCTTAGTCTGGATGCTATGTATAGGAGGCAGCACATTCCTACATGCACAAGTAATAGTAAAAGGAAAAGTAACAGGTAAAAGCGATGGCTTACCAGTTTCTTTTGCTACAGTAATCGCTAATAAGGATAATTCTACTTGGGCAACAACAGATGCCGATGGTAATTTTATGTTAGAGCTAAAAGCTGATGCAGGTACCTTAGCTGTAGAGTATTTAGGATATCAGCCTAAAACAATTAACTATAAAGGTGCACAACTAGTAAGTATCGTACTTGAGCAAGATAGCAATATCTTAGATGAGGTAGTACTAATCGGTTATGGAGCTTCTAAGAAGAAAGACATTACCACATCTATCGCTACAGTGGATAATATCGATAAGCTAGCTTCTAGACCTGTGTCTAATTTAAGTGATTTCTTACAAGGACAAGTAGCAGGGGTGACCGTTACACAACAAGGTGGAGATCCATCAGGTACAAGTAAGATGGTTATTCGTGGTTCAGGTTCATTAGCTAATGAGACGCCGCTTACTGTAGTAGATGGGGTTCCTTATTATGGTCCTGCGATTAGCCCAAATGATATAGAGTCTGTATCGATCTTAAAAGATGCAGCTGCAGCTGCTATCTATGGAGCACAAGCTGCTTCTGGGGTAATCGTGATTACAACTAAGAAAGGAGTAAAGGGTGACCCTAGTGTTACATTGAATATGTATACAGGTTTCTCTAATGCTACTAATCTACCTACACCATTAGATGCTAAAGGTCAGGCTTGGGCGTATAATACCGCTGCTGACAACTCTGGTGCACCTAGACAGTCTGCTCATAACGCAGCACTTAATCCTTGGGGTCAAGAAACTAGAACCAATTGGATGGATGAAATATTTAGAACAGCGGCAATGTATAACGCTGATGCTAGTATCTCTGGAGCTACAGATAAAAGTAATTACTTAGTATCATTTGGTTATAATAAGAAAGAGGGAACACTGATAGGGACTTTCGCAGAGCGTTATAATTTCAGAGTAAAGACAGATACGAAACTTACAGATAAAGTCACAATAGGAGAGAATGTATATTACTCTAATACCAATGCCATAGGGACTAATACAAGTAGTTCTTACTCAGGAAGTGTGATTAGCGCTTTATATATGCCTTCTGCAGCGCCTGTATATGATGCAGATGGAAAGTTTGGAGGGGTAGTACCTCACGAGTTAGCTCAGTTCGCAGGAGCATATGGAGATGTATTTAATCCGGTTGCGTTGTTATTAAGACCTACAACGTCTAATCCTACTAATTTCCTAAATGCCAATGTATATTTAAACTACGAAATCGTAGATGGACTATCGTTCAAAACATCTTATAGCTTTGATTATACAAGTAACAAATACAAGAAGTTTACACCTAAAGCACCTGAGTTAGGAAGAACAAACTTAAACAACTACTTATTTGAAAGTAATTACGAGAAGACACATTGGATTTGGGATAACCAAATAACGTATCACAAGACTTTTGGCAAGCACGACATTAATGCTACAGCTATTCACTCTGCTCAAAAAACGAACTATGACTTCTATTCTATACAAGGGGAAGGCTTTAGTAGTGAAGAGTCTTTTAATCAATATATGGGGAACGCCTCTATTATGCGTAAGCCTGTTACAGAAACATACGAAGACGCATTGACTTCTATCATCGGACGTGTGATGTATAACTTTGACGATAAATACTTCGTATCAGGGAGTTTGCGTAAAGATACTACTTCTCGTTTAGCTAAGAATAATCAGTCTGAAGTATTTCCTTCTGCTTCTGTGGGATGGAGAATTTCACAAGAGAATTTCTTTAATGTACCTGCGATTAGTGAGTTAAAACTAAGAGCGTCTTGGGGACAGATAGGTAACGTTAACTCAGTGGGGTATTACTCTTTTGACGTGCCATTGAGTACTACAGATATCATTATGGGAGAAGATGGTATGCTAACAGGTAAGGGAACTTATATTAATAGACAGTCTAACCCTAACCTTAAATGGGAAACATCAGAGTCTGTGGATATCGGAGTAGATGCGGCATTCTTTAACGGGCGTTTAAACTTGGTAGCGGATTACTTTAGTAAGCGTACAAAAGGGATGATTATTCCTGGATTAGAAGACGCGCACCACGGTACTGCAGCAGCAGATGTTAACGGTGGAGAAGTATTAAATAAAGGATTAGAGTTGTCATTAAGTTATAATGATAATATCGGTGATCTTAACTATAAGTTGTTTGGTAACGTGAGTTTCTTAAAGAACGAATTAGTGAATTTGAACGGATATAATCAGAGTGGAATTGATTATATCGCACACACAGATAACGTAAGAGGTATACTTAACCCTTATCGTTCAGTAGTGGGCAAATCACTTTATTCAACTCACTTGGTTCCGTATTTAGGAATCTTCCAATCACAAGCTGAAGTAGACGCTTACAGAGGAAAGAACGGTAATTTAATCCAACCTAACGCTAAACCAGGTGACTTCAAGTTTGCTGATTCTAATGGGGATGGTAAGATAGATAATAATGATAAAGAGTTTATGGACGCTTATATGCCTAAGATCACTTATAGCTTTGGTTTAAACCTAGAGTATAAGAATTGGGATGTGAGTATGTTCTTCCAAGGTGTAGGTGATGTGAAGGTATTTAACGGATATAAGTTCACTGCTTATAACGCGTCATTACAAGGGTACAACTTAGATAGTAGAGTACAGAATGCATGGACACCTGAGAATACAAATACGAATATCGCTAGATTATCTACTAAAGATGACAACCAAAACTACGGTACTACTTCTAGCTGGTATTTAGAGGATGCGTCATATTTGCGCTTAAAGAACTTAACGATAGGATACACTTTACCAAAGAGTATTATGAATGCCTTATCTACTAAGTCTAGCTTGAGAATCTTTATGTCAGGAGATAACTTATTTACTATTACAGGATATAAAGGTTTAGATCCTGAAGTAGGTGGAATAGGTCTAGATGTAGCAACATATCCTATCTCTCGTACCATATCAGGTGGTTTCTTATTTACTTTTTAATCCAAGACAATTATGAAAAAATACAACTTATCTAAATATAGTCTAGTATTAGGTTTTTCGACTATTTTATCACTAGGCGCGTGTAGTTCTGATTTTACAGAATTAGATCCAAAGGGAAGTACATCGTATGAGAACTATTGGAAAAGTGAGCAAGATGCAGTAGAAGCAGCCAATAGCTTATACCAAATGATGAATCAGGACGAAATGTTCGGTAGAGGGTTCTTCTGGTATATTAATGCTTCTGATGATATGGTGACAGGACGTCTAAATGCAACTGCTGATAATATCAAGAACTTTAATATGAATGGGGATGAAAACTATGTCAATGGTATTTATCAGAATGCATATAAAGTAATCCGCAGAGCGAATGACATTATCGTGAATGTTCCTGGGATGAAAATAAGTGAGTCTCTTAAAACTAGGATTCTAGGGGAAGCGTATTTTATGAGAGGGTTCTTTTATTTCTGGTTAGCGCACACTTATGGAGATAATGGACAGAATGGTGGAGTGCCTATTATTACAGAGGCTAATATGTCTCAGCCTGCGGGTAGTTTTAAAAGACCTGCTAGTGTAGTGGAGAACTATGATCATATCGTTAAGGACTTGACTAAAGCAGCGGAATTATTGCCATTGTTTACGTCTTATTCTGCTGATAATTATGGTAGAGCACATAAAGATGCAGCCCTTGCTTATATCGCTAAGACTAACTTATACTGGGCACAGTATGACAAATCTAGATATGCTGAAGTAATTAAGTATGCAGATGCAGTTACTAATTCTGGATCTAATAGAGCTTTAGTGAATACAGGTAATCCTGCGAAAGATTACAGAGAACTGCACAGTTATAAAAACAACTGGAAAAGTGAGTATATCTGGTCTGTGAACTCAGGTATCGAAGGAGGAAGTATCTTGCCAGGATGTATGCTTGAGAATAAAGGATGGGGTGCTTATAACGGTTGGGGATATTATACACCAACAGAAGGGTTATTCCAAGAATTTGAGAAAGGGGATGCACGTAGAAAGGTAACTTTATTGACTTTCGGAGATGAGTTTTCTTACTTTGGAAAAACAAGAAGATATGCATCAGAGAATTCATTATCAGGACTTCAGTTTAATAAGTATATGGCAGAGTATGCTACAGAAGATGCTCTAGGGAAGTTTATCAATACCAATGGGGATAAACCAACAACGACGTATAATGTGCCTTTAATGCGTTATGCGGAGATCTTATTAATAAAGGCAGAAGCACAGATTATGTCTGGACAGAGTGGGGATGATGCGTTAAACCAAGTGCGTGTACGTGCAGGGCTACCAACTAAAACTGGAGCTACTATGGCTGATTTAAAACACGAAAGACGAGTAGAGTTAGCAGGGGAGTTTGCAAATAGGCACTTTGACTTAGTGAGATGGGGTGATGCTAAGGAGGCTTATGGCAAGCCACTTTATGGACGTGTTCACAAGGACCGTTCTAACCCTGATTCACCATACACAGTATCAGAAGTATGGAAGGCAAGAAACTTTGATACAAGTAAAATGCACGTATGGCCTATTCCTAATAGAGCAGTACAATCATCAGGTATCAAACAAAATGTAGGTTGGTAATATTATTTTCAAGATTCAGAGGGGCGTAAGCTCTATGCCCCTCTTTTTACACACAAAACATGAAAAGATTCTTTCTATCGATAGCACTGCTAGCAAGTGTATTCACTGCTAATGCGCAATCAAAAACATATAAAATACACTCTCATAACGACTATCAGCAAGCTACGCCATTCTGGACAGCGTATACTAATGCGAGTCAGTCTATTGAGATAGACTTAGTACTTGATAAAGGGGCGTTATACGTAGCGCACGAGCAAAAGAGTATTGATAAAAACAAAACAATTGAGAGCTTGTATCTAGACCCATTAGCCCAAGCGGTTAAACTAAATATAGGACAGCCCAAAGGGCTTAACTTCTTACTTGACCTAAAGTCGAATGCAAATCAGTCATTAGAATTGCTATTACCTGTGCTAAAGAAATATGAGCAGCTAATTAAAGAACAACAAGTAATCTTCGTTATCTCAGGTAACAAGCCTGATGATGCGACATTTAAGAAGTGTCCTGCTTACATACAGCTAGATCATCAATCACTTACACCTATTGCAGATCAAGCAGTTTGGAGTAGAGTTGCGATGGTTAGTCTAAACTTTAGAGAGTATTCTGTTTGGAATGGTAAAGGGCGTATCGTGGAAGCTGAGAAAGTGAAGTTGCAGCAAGTGATTGATCTAGTTCACAGCCAAGGGAAGGCTATTCGATTCTGGGGAACTCCTGATGGGAAGACTGCTTTTAAGGCTTTTGCAGATATGGGAATAGATGTTATTAATACTGACAATCCTTATTTGGCTAATGCGTATTTGTCAAATCTACACAAGACTGTTTATACCAATAAAGAAGTGTCTAAGGTATATAAACCAACCTTTGCAAATGATGATAAAAATATACCTATTAAGAACGTTATTCTGCTAATAGGAGATGGTAATGGATTGTCACAAATATCTGCTGCTGCATTGGCAAATGGCGGTGATTTAAGTTTGCTGCAATTAAAAAGTGTAGGGTTCTTAAAGACACAAGCAGGAGATGATTTTACGACGGATTCTGCGGCAGGTGGTACAGCTTTAGCAACAGGTGAGAAGACGTATAATCGCTCTATCGGGATGAGTATGCAAAGAACGCCATTAATGAATATCACAGAGTATCTAGCACCCTTTAAATATAAAACAGGAGTGATCAGTACAGATGAATTGACTGGGGCAACGCCTTCTTCATTTTACGCACATCAGTTAGATAGAGATGATGATAAATTAATAGCAAAGGATTTGCTAAGTAGTAATTTGTCATTGTTTGTAGCTGCTGGTAAAAAGACATTTAACGACATTGACTTAAAGAAAAAGTTTACATTAGTTAACGACCTAAAAGAGCTTGGTAATTCAAAAGAATCTAAGGTAGGAATGTTCTTAGCTGACGGAGGATTAAAGGGAATTATAGATGGTAGAGATGATGTGTTAGCTCAGGCAACTAAGCATAGTTTAGACTTCCTATCTAAAGATAAACAACCTTTTTTCTTAATGGTCGAAGGTGCGAAAATAGACTCTTATGGTCACTTTAATAATACGGGAGGTATCGTGACTGAAGGTATTGACTTTGATAGAGCGATTACAGAAGCATTGAAGTTTGCAGATAAGGATGGGCAGACATTAGTGATTATCACTGCGGACCACGAGACAAGTGGTTTTGCAATACCACAAGGGGATGTTAAGAAGGGAATAATAGAGGGAGATTTTATCTCTAATGACCATACAGGAACGATGATTCCTATCTTCGCTTACGGGCCTAAATCAGGCGAGTTTAGAGGAGTGTATGAGAATAATGAAGTATTCCATAAGATAGTTAAGCTTTTAAATCTAAAGAAGTAAACCATGAAGCGATTAGTAGTCTATCTGATGGCTGTAATGGGGACTAGTCTTTATGCCCAAAATAAAAATATTAGCGGTAAGGTATTTGAAGATGTCAATAAAAATGGGCAATACGATAAAGGAGAACCGCTGCTAAAAAATGTTTTGATCAGCAATGGTCAAGACCTTGTAAAGACAAATCAAAAAGGAGAATATAAGATAAATACGATGGCAGATATGCAGGTGTTTATTGTAAAGCCTAATGGTTATCAGTCTTCTTTGTCTAAAGAGAATAAGGTGAACTTTTACCTGCCTTATGCTGATTTAGGAAAAGTG is a window of Myroides oncorhynchi DNA encoding:
- a CDS encoding alkaline phosphatase; translation: MKRFFLSIALLASVFTANAQSKTYKIHSHNDYQQATPFWTAYTNASQSIEIDLVLDKGALYVAHEQKSIDKNKTIESLYLDPLAQAVKLNIGQPKGLNFLLDLKSNANQSLELLLPVLKKYEQLIKEQQVIFVISGNKPDDATFKKCPAYIQLDHQSLTPIADQAVWSRVAMVSLNFREYSVWNGKGRIVEAEKVKLQQVIDLVHSQGKAIRFWGTPDGKTAFKAFADMGIDVINTDNPYLANAYLSNLHKTVYTNKEVSKVYKPTFANDDKNIPIKNVILLIGDGNGLSQISAAALANGGDLSLLQLKSVGFLKTQAGDDFTTDSAAGGTALATGEKTYNRSIGMSMQRTPLMNITEYLAPFKYKTGVISTDELTGATPSSFYAHQLDRDDDKLIAKDLLSSNLSLFVAAGKKTFNDIDLKKKFTLVNDLKELGNSKESKVGMFLADGGLKGIIDGRDDVLAQATKHSLDFLSKDKQPFFLMVEGAKIDSYGHFNNTGGIVTEGIDFDRAITEALKFADKDGQTLVIITADHETSGFAIPQGDVKKGIIEGDFISNDHTGTMIPIFAYGPKSGEFRGVYENNEVFHKIVKLLNLKK